From the Gordonia bronchialis DSM 43247 genome, one window contains:
- a CDS encoding mycothiol transferase has protein sequence MRSIEILQDGLARVAENVHAVVDGADPDVLNRAPAEGANSITWLVWHLTRVQDAQIADVAGTPEIWVSGGWADRFALPFAPGETGYGQDPGDVARVVVDDPALLTGYYDATHRASIDYLAGLSDSDLDRVIDENWDPPVTLGVRLVSIVDDDAQHIGQAAYLKGLNALRRW, from the coding sequence ATGCGATCAATCGAGATTCTGCAGGACGGGCTGGCCCGGGTCGCCGAGAACGTGCACGCCGTCGTCGACGGCGCCGATCCGGATGTGTTGAACCGCGCGCCGGCCGAGGGTGCGAACTCCATCACCTGGCTGGTGTGGCATCTGACCCGCGTGCAGGACGCCCAGATCGCCGATGTGGCCGGAACACCGGAGATCTGGGTGAGCGGGGGCTGGGCAGACCGATTCGCCCTGCCGTTCGCGCCCGGTGAAACCGGCTACGGTCAAGACCCCGGCGATGTTGCGCGGGTCGTCGTCGACGATCCGGCGCTGTTGACCGGCTACTACGACGCCACCCATCGTGCGAGCATCGATTATCTTGCCGGACTGTCGGATTCGGATCTGGACCGGGTGATCGACGAGAACTGGGACCCGCCGGTCACCCTGGGTGTACGGCTGGTGAGCATCGTCGACGACGACGCCCAGCACATCGGACAGGCGGCCTACCTCAAAGGTCTGAACGCGCTGCGCCGATGGTGA
- a CDS encoding cation diffusion facilitator family transporter has protein sequence MVTVVIAFAMNILVAVAKSVAAALTGSAAMVAEAAHSWADAGNEVFLLIAERRGARGRDRRHPFGHGRETYVWSMFAAFGLFTVGAVVSIMHGISALSDPEPDADYLIGYLVLAISALLEGVSFAQSVRQARAGGRRMSMSPLRFVVRTSNTTLRAVFAEDAAALTGLAIAALGMALHEITGEAFWDALGSILVGCLLAYIAVFLIKRNSEFLVGQVAMPSIRDDMLRRLREHPDIDRVTYLHAEYVGPVQFYLVAAVDIVGDLPEHQLASRLRSLEAQLEEDDVIVEAVLTLSTVDEPSLD, from the coding sequence ATGGTGACCGTGGTGATCGCCTTCGCGATGAACATCCTCGTCGCGGTGGCGAAATCCGTGGCGGCCGCACTCACCGGGTCGGCGGCGATGGTGGCCGAGGCCGCCCACTCCTGGGCCGATGCGGGCAACGAGGTGTTCCTGCTGATCGCGGAGCGACGCGGCGCGCGCGGACGTGACCGCCGGCATCCGTTCGGGCACGGCCGGGAAACCTATGTGTGGTCGATGTTCGCGGCCTTCGGGTTGTTCACTGTCGGCGCGGTGGTGTCGATCATGCACGGCATCAGCGCGCTCAGTGACCCCGAACCCGACGCCGACTACCTCATCGGTTATCTGGTGCTGGCCATCTCTGCGCTGCTCGAAGGGGTGTCCTTTGCCCAGTCGGTCCGCCAAGCGCGCGCCGGTGGACGCCGGATGTCCATGTCGCCGTTACGTTTTGTGGTTCGGACGTCGAACACCACGTTGCGCGCGGTGTTCGCCGAGGACGCCGCCGCCCTGACCGGTCTGGCCATTGCCGCGCTCGGCATGGCCTTGCACGAGATCACCGGGGAGGCCTTCTGGGACGCGCTGGGGTCGATCCTGGTCGGCTGCCTGCTCGCCTACATCGCGGTGTTCCTGATCAAACGCAACAGCGAGTTCCTCGTCGGACAGGTGGCAATGCCGTCGATCCGCGACGACATGCTGCGCCGGCTGCGTGAACACCCCGACATCGACCGCGTCACCTATCTGCACGCCGAATACGTGGGACCGGTGCAGTTCTACCTGGTTGCCGCGGTCGACATCGTCGGAGATCTGCCCGAACACCAGCTGGCCTCCCGGTTGCGGAGTCTGGAAGCGCAGCTGGAGGAGGACGACGTGATCGTCGAGGCCGTGCTGACGTTGTCCACCGTGGATGAGCCGTCGCTGGATTGA
- a CDS encoding LLM class F420-dependent oxidoreductase translates to MDLRIFTEPQQGATYEDLLRVARATEDLGFDAFFRSDHYLAMGVDGLPGPTDAWLTLAGLARETSRIRLGTLVTSATFRHPGQLAIEVAQVDQMSRGRIELGLGAGWFEREHAAYGIPFPSLVDRFDRLEESFEIITGLWNTPTGRTFDFEGAHYQLSNSPALPKPVQEPRPPIIVGGKGKRRTPALAARFADEFNVVFEPVAEAGAQIGRVRAACATAGRRPESMRFSAALVLCCGRDEAEFGRRAAAIGREPDELRANGAAGTPDEVVATIASYRAVGVERIYLQTLDLGDLDHLELVAHRVAPQLN, encoded by the coding sequence GTGGACCTCCGTATCTTCACCGAACCCCAGCAAGGCGCGACCTACGAGGATCTGCTCCGCGTGGCCCGCGCGACCGAGGATCTCGGCTTCGACGCCTTCTTCCGCTCCGATCACTATCTGGCGATGGGAGTCGACGGCCTGCCCGGCCCCACCGACGCCTGGCTCACGCTGGCGGGGCTCGCGCGCGAGACCTCCCGGATCCGGCTGGGGACGCTCGTCACGTCGGCGACGTTCCGGCATCCCGGGCAACTGGCCATCGAGGTGGCCCAGGTGGATCAGATGAGCCGTGGGCGGATCGAATTGGGTTTGGGTGCAGGCTGGTTTGAGCGTGAGCACGCCGCCTACGGAATCCCGTTCCCGTCGCTCGTCGACCGGTTCGACCGGCTCGAGGAGAGTTTCGAGATCATCACCGGACTGTGGAACACACCGACGGGACGGACCTTCGACTTCGAGGGTGCGCACTACCAGCTGAGCAATTCGCCGGCTCTGCCCAAGCCGGTGCAGGAGCCGCGACCGCCGATCATCGTGGGCGGCAAGGGGAAACGGCGCACTCCCGCGCTCGCGGCACGATTCGCCGACGAATTCAATGTGGTCTTCGAGCCGGTGGCGGAGGCGGGTGCGCAGATCGGGCGGGTGCGTGCCGCTTGTGCCACAGCGGGCCGCCGGCCGGAGTCGATGCGGTTCTCGGCCGCTCTGGTGCTCTGCTGTGGGCGCGACGAGGCCGAATTCGGCCGTCGTGCGGCCGCCATCGGGCGTGAGCCCGACGAACTGCGTGCCAACGGTGCCGCCGGGACACCCGACGAGGTGGTCGCGACCATCGCGTCCTACCGCGCGGTGGGCGTGGAGCGTATCTACCTGCAGACCCTCGACCTCGGTGATCTCGATCATCTGGAACTCGTGGCTCATCGGGTGGCCCCGCAATTGAACTGA
- a CDS encoding pirin family protein, whose protein sequence is MSLEIIRAGDRHHWRDAWLDSWQSFPATGNFDLVANAHGVLLVHNDDRVDAGESLDMHQHRDAEIVTWVLDGALHHRDSAGHTGELRPGTVQRMTAGRGIRHSEGNAASRFDGAALRVVQMWIAPERAGLEPGYAERDFTDELASGQLVTVVSGLPDHADGTAVSIANSSVALHIARMHPESEVTLPAAPHGHLYVAREDLRLAESATLTEGDAVRTNDSDALDVRTEGGAEILFWEMHAAFDR, encoded by the coding sequence ATGTCGCTCGAGATCATCCGGGCCGGGGACCGGCACCATTGGCGAGACGCCTGGCTGGACTCCTGGCAGTCGTTTCCGGCGACCGGGAACTTCGACCTGGTGGCCAACGCGCACGGTGTGTTGCTGGTACACAACGACGATCGGGTGGACGCCGGCGAGAGCCTGGACATGCACCAGCACCGCGACGCCGAGATCGTCACGTGGGTGCTCGACGGCGCTCTGCACCACCGGGATTCCGCGGGGCACACCGGTGAGCTGCGGCCGGGCACCGTACAGCGGATGACCGCCGGACGCGGTATCCGCCACAGTGAGGGCAATGCCGCGTCGAGATTCGACGGCGCGGCACTGCGTGTCGTCCAGATGTGGATCGCGCCGGAACGTGCCGGACTCGAACCCGGTTATGCCGAGCGGGATTTCACCGACGAACTCGCGTCCGGCCAGCTGGTGACGGTGGTGTCCGGACTTCCCGACCACGCCGATGGCACCGCAGTCTCGATCGCCAATTCTTCTGTCGCACTTCACATCGCACGGATGCATCCCGAGTCTGAGGTGACCTTGCCGGCCGCGCCACATGGGCATCTCTACGTCGCACGCGAAGATCTGAGGCTCGCCGAGTCGGCCACGCTCACCGAGGGGGATGCGGTGCGCACCAACGACTCCGACGCTCTGGACGTTCGCACCGAGGGCGGTGCCGAGATCCTGTTCTGGGAGATGCACGCCGCCTTCGACCGGTGA
- a CDS encoding alpha/beta hydrolase produces METRTFTGAHGQQITYDVHRPAGTPRALVVIAHGLGEHGARYAYVAERFVDAGFLVAVPDHVGHGRSGGKRLRIRRFADFADDLDTVIDQMAGDQMAGDQTGGDQTGGELPTFLLGHSMGGAIALDYALDHQDKLDGLVLSGAAVVPGDDLPAPAIAVAKVLGRVAPWAPTSALDSSNISRDPEVVAAYDADPLVSRGRIPAGLGGGLLSAMQSFPDRLPSLHLPLLVLHGGADALTAPAGSELVDRLAGSSDKKLIIYDGLYHEIFNEPERDAVTGDVLDWLEARIR; encoded by the coding sequence ATGGAGACACGGACATTCACCGGTGCGCACGGACAGCAGATCACCTACGACGTCCATCGGCCCGCCGGGACGCCGCGTGCGCTGGTGGTCATCGCCCACGGTCTCGGCGAGCACGGTGCGAGATACGCGTACGTGGCCGAGCGGTTCGTCGACGCCGGTTTCCTGGTGGCGGTGCCCGACCACGTGGGGCACGGCCGGTCGGGCGGCAAGCGTCTCCGCATCCGCCGGTTCGCCGACTTCGCCGACGACCTGGACACCGTCATCGATCAGATGGCCGGGGATCAGATGGCCGGGGATCAGACTGGGGGAGATCAGACTGGGGGCGAGTTGCCCACCTTCCTGCTCGGACACAGCATGGGGGGTGCGATCGCCCTGGATTACGCCCTGGACCATCAGGACAAACTGGACGGGCTGGTGCTGTCCGGGGCCGCGGTGGTCCCCGGCGACGATCTGCCGGCGCCGGCGATCGCGGTGGCCAAGGTGTTGGGCCGGGTGGCGCCCTGGGCACCCACCTCGGCGCTCGACTCGTCGAACATCTCCCGTGATCCGGAGGTGGTGGCCGCCTACGACGCCGACCCGCTGGTGAGCCGTGGACGTATCCCGGCCGGTCTGGGTGGCGGGCTGCTGTCGGCGATGCAGAGCTTTCCCGATCGCCTGCCGTCGCTGCACCTGCCGCTCCTGGTGCTGCACGGCGGTGCCGATGCGCTGACCGCCCCCGCGGGCAGTGAGCTGGTCGACCGGCTGGCGGGTTCGTCCGACAAGAAGTTGATCATCTACGACGGCCTCTACCACGAGATCTTCAACGAGCCGGAACGCGACGCGGTGACCGGAGACGTCCTCGACTGGCTCGAGGCGCGAATCCGGTAG
- a CDS encoding alpha/beta hydrolase, translated as MSSTTLSPRGRIITGVSVVAILTLALFAASSLFSATNPARALAGHPDILRPGCTWDKSGNYVQNCKVWSKSQNKYVIVQIRASNGSNQGIYLLDGMRAGEDRSAWTTDVQAAKVYDGRTDTTLVMPVGGASSFYTDWDGGAGGDNKTIKQETFLTSELPDYLQENFGVSPNNNAIVGLSMSGGPAVTLAERHPEQFKVVQAMSGYYQTDNPIGYAGVFASQTMVSNYTNGILNMWGTPGSQRWADNDPSKNVAKLKENGQVLIISSGNGFLTASEMKKLSPQDQISAIALEILSAVSTVLFQMQAAQSGASVISLPNYGGHTWENWGRALADGKPHVLEALRNNPPVTTKTQVVSAEGTPDPQGSVKATVAAQKAAAMSPVLDPAVLAADQTSTTETSTTDSSSTESSATEPSATEPSATEPSTTGSATESATPDLTNKVTGTEVPRVPDTTSETAPSATTEEPAPSTDVTPEVTAPTTTTTTPVPTA; from the coding sequence ATGTCGTCCACAACGTTGAGCCCGCGCGGCCGCATCATCACCGGCGTGTCCGTGGTGGCCATCCTCACCCTGGCGCTGTTCGCGGCGAGTTCGCTGTTCTCCGCGACCAATCCGGCCCGCGCGCTCGCCGGACACCCCGACATATTGCGTCCAGGCTGCACGTGGGACAAATCCGGCAACTACGTGCAGAACTGCAAGGTCTGGTCGAAGTCGCAGAACAAGTACGTCATCGTCCAGATCCGTGCGTCCAACGGCAGCAACCAGGGCATCTATCTGCTCGACGGCATGCGCGCCGGTGAAGACCGGTCGGCGTGGACCACCGACGTGCAGGCCGCCAAGGTCTATGACGGCCGCACCGACACCACCCTGGTCATGCCGGTCGGCGGGGCGTCGTCGTTCTACACCGATTGGGACGGCGGGGCCGGCGGTGACAACAAGACGATCAAGCAGGAGACCTTCCTGACCTCCGAGCTGCCGGACTACCTGCAGGAGAACTTCGGCGTCAGCCCCAACAACAACGCGATCGTCGGACTCTCGATGTCGGGCGGACCGGCCGTCACCCTGGCCGAGCGTCATCCCGAGCAGTTCAAGGTCGTCCAGGCGATGTCGGGGTACTACCAGACCGACAACCCCATCGGCTACGCCGGGGTCTTCGCCTCCCAGACGATGGTCTCCAACTACACCAACGGCATCCTCAACATGTGGGGCACGCCCGGTAGCCAGCGGTGGGCCGACAACGATCCGTCCAAGAACGTCGCCAAGCTCAAGGAGAACGGTCAGGTCCTGATCATCTCCTCGGGCAACGGCTTCCTCACCGCGTCGGAGATGAAGAAGCTCTCCCCCCAGGATCAGATCAGCGCCATCGCGCTGGAGATCCTGTCGGCGGTATCGACGGTGCTCTTCCAGATGCAGGCCGCGCAGAGCGGTGCGTCGGTGATCTCGCTGCCCAACTACGGCGGGCACACCTGGGAGAACTGGGGCCGCGCCCTCGCCGACGGCAAACCCCATGTGCTCGAGGCGCTGCGGAACAATCCGCCGGTGACCACCAAGACCCAGGTAGTCTCGGCCGAGGGCACCCCCGATCCGCAGGGTTCGGTCAAGGCCACCGTTGCCGCACAGAAGGCGGCCGCCATGTCGCCGGTTCTCGATCCCGCGGTCCTCGCGGCCGACCAGACCTCCACCACCGAGACCTCCACCACCGACTCCTCGAGTACCGAGTCGTCGGCAACGGAACCGTCGGCAACCGAACCGTCGGCAACCGAGCCGAGCACCACCGGATCGGCCACCGAGTCCGCGACACCGGACCTGACCAACAAGGTCACCGGTACCGAGGTCCCGCGGGTGCCGGACACGACATCGGAGACGGCGCCCTCGGCCACCACCGAGGAACCGGCTCCGAGCACCGACGTCACACCCGAGGTCACCGCTCCGACGACGACCACAACCACGCCGGTGCCGACCGCCTGA
- a CDS encoding aldehyde dehydrogenase family protein, with protein MREINKFYIDGQWVEPAELNLIDVINPATEKAAGQVALGGAADVDAAVDAARRAFATWGQTTVDERVAVLNAIVAEYQNRMGDLAAAVTEEMGSPTGLTNAAQVPIGLGHLMTAAAALPEYKFSDDRGSHRIVKEPVGVCGFITPWNWPLNQVMCKVAPALAMGCTMVLKPSEVAPFSAAIVAEIFDAAGVPDGVFNLVNGDGPGVGNALASHPGIDMISFTGSTRAGIEVAKSAAPSVKRVAQELGGKSPNVILDDDKFAENVAGGFATMMLNSGQSCNAPSRMLIPSHRIDEAAEVIKATAPNFTVGDPTTGVMLGPVVSEAQFDKIQGLIERAIADGATAVVGGPGRPDDLPTGYYVKPTVFTNVTNDMEIARTEVFGPVLVIIGYDSVDEAIKIANDTEYGLAGYVSGADIDEVRRIGSQIRAGSISLNGAQVDPVAPFGGYKKSGNGREWGDYAFDEFLEVKSLLGYSA; from the coding sequence ATGCGCGAGATCAACAAGTTCTACATCGACGGCCAGTGGGTCGAGCCCGCCGAGCTCAACCTGATCGACGTCATCAACCCCGCCACCGAGAAGGCGGCCGGACAGGTCGCACTCGGTGGTGCCGCCGACGTCGATGCCGCCGTCGACGCCGCCCGGCGCGCCTTCGCCACCTGGGGACAGACCACCGTCGACGAGCGGGTCGCGGTTCTCAACGCGATCGTCGCCGAATACCAGAACCGGATGGGTGACCTGGCCGCCGCGGTCACCGAGGAGATGGGGTCGCCGACCGGCCTGACCAACGCCGCCCAGGTCCCGATCGGCCTGGGCCACTTGATGACCGCCGCTGCCGCACTCCCCGAGTACAAGTTCTCCGACGACCGCGGATCGCATCGCATCGTCAAGGAACCGGTCGGCGTGTGCGGCTTCATCACCCCGTGGAACTGGCCGCTGAACCAGGTCATGTGCAAGGTCGCGCCGGCACTGGCGATGGGCTGCACCATGGTCCTCAAGCCGTCCGAGGTGGCGCCGTTCAGCGCCGCGATCGTCGCGGAGATCTTCGACGCCGCCGGGGTACCCGACGGAGTGTTCAACCTCGTCAACGGCGACGGTCCCGGCGTGGGCAATGCGCTCGCCAGCCACCCGGGGATCGACATGATCTCCTTCACCGGTTCCACCCGCGCCGGCATCGAGGTCGCCAAGAGCGCGGCCCCCAGCGTCAAGCGTGTCGCCCAGGAACTCGGCGGCAAGAGCCCCAACGTCATCCTCGACGACGACAAGTTCGCCGAGAACGTCGCCGGTGGCTTCGCCACGATGATGCTCAACTCCGGCCAGTCCTGTAACGCACCGAGCCGCATGCTCATCCCGTCGCACCGGATCGATGAGGCCGCCGAGGTCATCAAGGCGACCGCCCCGAACTTCACCGTGGGCGACCCCACCACCGGCGTCATGCTCGGCCCGGTGGTCTCCGAGGCCCAGTTCGACAAGATCCAGGGCCTCATCGAACGCGCCATCGCCGACGGGGCGACCGCCGTGGTCGGCGGTCCCGGACGCCCCGACGACCTGCCCACCGGCTACTACGTCAAGCCGACCGTGTTCACCAACGTCACCAACGACATGGAGATCGCGCGGACCGAGGTCTTCGGTCCGGTCCTGGTGATCATCGGCTATGACTCGGTCGACGAGGCGATCAAGATCGCCAACGACACCGAGTACGGGCTGGCCGGCTACGTGTCCGGCGCCGACATCGACGAGGTCCGTCGTATCGGCTCGCAGATCCGGGCTGGTTCCATCTCGCTCAACGGCGCCCAGGTGGACCCCGTCGCACCATTCGGCGGCTACAAGAAGAGCGGCAACGGCCGAGAGTGGGGCGACTACGCCTTCGACGAGTTCCTCGAGGTGAAGTCGCTGCTCGGCTACAGCGCCTGA
- a CDS encoding putative quinol monooxygenase has product MILIVVKWPIKPEYADQWPELSAEFTEATRAEPGCKWFDWSRSLDDPNTYVLVEAFEDDAAEAHVTSNHFKQAQAELPKYLAATPDIINTTIADDDWSKLGEMQVD; this is encoded by the coding sequence ATGATCCTCATCGTCGTGAAATGGCCCATCAAACCCGAATACGCCGATCAGTGGCCCGAGCTGTCGGCCGAGTTCACCGAGGCCACGCGGGCCGAACCCGGCTGTAAGTGGTTCGACTGGTCACGCAGCCTCGACGACCCCAACACCTACGTTCTCGTGGAGGCCTTCGAGGACGACGCCGCCGAGGCACACGTGACGTCGAATCATTTCAAGCAGGCGCAGGCGGAGCTCCCCAAGTACCTGGCCGCGACGCCGGACATCATCAACACCACGATCGCCGATGACGATTGGTCCAAGCTCGGGGAGATGCAGGTCGATTAG
- a CDS encoding MMPL family transporter, translating into MATYLYKVGRWAYANRFKTIAIWVLVLIGMGVGASLLAKPTSESFSIPGIPSEQAQNLMVERFPDKPKFGDSVEVTYVVAAPKGSSLTEPRYQQAIGQMVDSLRGIDQVKDPASIESPFTTYGTQQNPGKLRSLVAASQEQIFGKSPQQAADVAQALSPISADNAAAQLGASFSVETASDLSQSTMDRLESIADDARAAGLTVAMKGSATTASELGMTSELIGIAVGALILILTFASLVAWGMPIVTAIVGVAIGMLGVSVGTYFFDLSSETPILATMIGLAVGIDYALFIVSRYRHEMHQTSSRAEAAGRAVGTAGSAVVFAGSTVVIALAALAIVNIPFLTAMGIAAAGTVIVAVLVALTLLPAILGVFGGKTFAGRLGFLNAPDVGPHDPARVHNGQRWVRRVVDHPRLVTGGIVIVLLALAIPMAGLKLALPNDGTSDPSTTQRQAYDLVSDKYGPGYNGPLVVVADGRSIDGPAERVRTYNTLVDDLKNVDGVATAWIGADGLTPSRDTAVINVLPSHAPDDEATHQLVETLRSMESTVQRTTGVSYGVTGQTAIELDVSDRLSGSLLPYLLVVVGLAFILLIIVFRSILVPLTAALGFLLSVAATFGVTVALFTDGALGIVNNPQPVVSFLPIMMVGIVFGLAMDYQVFLVTRMREAYVHGADAKQAVIVGYRHSARVVAAAAAIMISVFAAFMLQDMAFIKVMGFALAAAVFFDAFVVRMTLMPAVLTLLGDKAWWLPRWLDRLLPNVDVEGEALKTQETPEHDEDAVGTRA; encoded by the coding sequence GTGGCAACCTACCTCTACAAAGTGGGGCGATGGGCGTATGCCAATCGGTTCAAGACGATCGCCATCTGGGTGCTCGTCCTGATCGGTATGGGTGTCGGCGCGAGCCTGCTGGCGAAGCCGACCTCGGAATCCTTCTCCATTCCCGGCATCCCGTCGGAGCAGGCCCAGAACCTGATGGTGGAGCGCTTCCCGGACAAGCCGAAGTTCGGCGACAGCGTCGAGGTCACCTACGTCGTCGCGGCGCCCAAGGGGTCGTCGCTGACCGAACCCCGCTATCAGCAGGCCATCGGTCAGATGGTCGACTCGCTGCGCGGGATCGATCAGGTGAAGGACCCCGCGAGCATCGAAAGCCCCTTCACCACGTATGGGACGCAACAGAATCCGGGCAAACTGCGGTCGCTGGTCGCGGCAAGCCAGGAACAGATCTTCGGCAAGTCGCCACAGCAGGCGGCCGACGTCGCCCAGGCGTTGTCACCGATCAGTGCCGACAACGCTGCCGCCCAGCTCGGCGCCTCGTTCTCCGTCGAGACCGCTTCGGACCTCAGCCAGAGCACCATGGACCGCCTGGAATCCATCGCCGACGACGCCCGGGCCGCCGGTCTCACCGTGGCCATGAAGGGCTCGGCGACCACCGCCAGCGAACTCGGCATGACCTCGGAGCTCATCGGCATCGCCGTGGGCGCCCTGATCCTGATCCTGACCTTCGCCTCCCTCGTCGCCTGGGGTATGCCCATCGTCACCGCGATCGTCGGTGTCGCGATCGGCATGCTGGGCGTCTCGGTCGGCACCTACTTCTTCGATCTCAGCAGTGAGACACCGATTCTCGCGACCATGATCGGGCTCGCGGTGGGCATCGACTACGCACTGTTCATCGTGTCCCGCTACCGCCACGAGATGCACCAAACCTCGAGCCGAGCGGAGGCGGCCGGACGTGCCGTGGGTACCGCGGGGTCGGCCGTCGTCTTCGCCGGCAGCACCGTCGTGATCGCGCTGGCCGCACTGGCCATCGTCAACATCCCGTTCCTCACCGCGATGGGTATCGCTGCCGCCGGCACCGTGATCGTCGCCGTCCTCGTCGCTCTCACGCTGCTGCCCGCGATCCTCGGGGTGTTCGGCGGCAAGACCTTTGCGGGCCGGCTCGGCTTCCTCAACGCACCCGACGTGGGCCCGCATGACCCGGCCCGGGTGCACAACGGACAGCGGTGGGTGCGCCGCGTGGTGGACCACCCGCGTCTGGTCACCGGCGGCATCGTGATAGTTCTTCTGGCACTGGCGATCCCGATGGCCGGCCTCAAACTGGCGTTGCCCAACGACGGGACGTCGGATCCGTCGACCACCCAGCGTCAGGCCTACGACCTGGTATCGGACAAGTACGGCCCCGGTTACAACGGTCCGCTCGTGGTGGTGGCCGACGGCCGCTCCATCGACGGCCCGGCCGAACGGGTCCGCACCTACAACACCCTCGTCGACGACCTGAAGAACGTCGACGGTGTCGCGACCGCATGGATCGGAGCCGACGGTCTCACCCCGTCCCGCGACACCGCGGTGATCAACGTGCTGCCCTCGCACGCCCCCGACGACGAGGCCACCCATCAGCTCGTCGAAACCCTGCGCTCGATGGAATCCACCGTCCAGCGCACCACCGGGGTCAGCTACGGCGTGACCGGGCAGACTGCCATCGAACTCGATGTGTCCGATCGTCTTTCGGGCTCGCTGCTGCCCTACCTGCTGGTGGTGGTCGGCCTCGCGTTCATCTTGCTGATCATCGTGTTCCGCTCGATCCTGGTGCCGCTCACCGCGGCCCTCGGGTTCCTGCTCAGCGTTGCCGCGACCTTCGGCGTGACCGTGGCGCTGTTCACCGACGGCGCCCTGGGCATCGTGAACAATCCGCAGCCGGTGGTGTCGTTCCTGCCGATCATGATGGTGGGCATCGTGTTCGGCCTGGCGATGGACTATCAGGTGTTCCTGGTGACCCGAATGCGCGAGGCCTACGTCCACGGCGCCGACGCCAAGCAGGCCGTGATCGTCGGCTACCGGCACAGCGCGCGGGTGGTTGCCGCGGCGGCCGCCATCATGATCTCGGTGTTCGCCGCCTTCATGCTGCAGGACATGGCCTTCATCAAGGTGATGGGCTTCGCCCTGGCGGCCGCGGTGTTCTTCGACGCCTTCGTGGTCCGGATGACGCTGATGCCCGCGGTGCTCACGCTGCTAGGCGACAAGGCGTGGTGGCTACCGCGCTGGCTCGATCGCCTCCTGCCCAACGTCGACGTCGAAGGCGAGGCCCTCAAGACGCAGGAGACACCCGAGCACGACGAGGACGCCGTCGGCACGCGCGCCTAA
- a CDS encoding TetR/AcrR family transcriptional regulator yields MTATSLRETKKAATRLALARAVLRMATRDGIDGVTIDAVAAEAGVSVRTFHNYFSGKEDALVYFATALFDSIVERIESRPVDESFWQSVRFALVDVATATPDLGEPAEFATLLRLLDSEPLMTARSRHVDLIGQIEQRVAALIVDRGHSTSALYPHLVLHGAIAAARTALEFLVTRTDPNAITDRATVRDTLNASLDQIESGLAQPIPRLKEQ; encoded by the coding sequence GTGACTGCGACCAGCCTGCGCGAGACCAAGAAGGCGGCCACCCGTCTCGCACTCGCCCGGGCAGTCCTGCGGATGGCGACCCGTGACGGCATCGACGGTGTCACCATCGACGCGGTGGCAGCCGAGGCCGGGGTCTCGGTGCGCACCTTCCACAACTACTTCAGCGGGAAAGAAGACGCACTCGTCTACTTCGCGACAGCCCTCTTCGACTCCATCGTGGAGCGGATCGAATCACGTCCTGTCGACGAATCCTTCTGGCAGTCCGTCCGTTTCGCCCTCGTCGATGTCGCCACCGCGACCCCGGACCTCGGCGAACCGGCCGAGTTCGCCACGTTGCTGCGGCTGCTCGATTCCGAACCCCTGATGACCGCACGCTCGCGACACGTTGATCTGATCGGACAGATCGAGCAGCGCGTGGCCGCCCTGATCGTCGACCGCGGCCACAGCACCAGCGCGCTGTATCCACACCTGGTGCTGCACGGCGCCATCGCCGCCGCCCGCACCGCCCTCGAGTTCCTGGTCACCCGCACCGACCCGAACGCCATCACCGACCGCGCCACCGTGCGCGACACCCTCAATGCATCGCTGGACCAGATCGAATCCGGTCTGGCCCAACCCATTCCCCGATTGAAGGAGCAGTAG